One genomic segment of Odocoileus virginianus isolate 20LAN1187 ecotype Illinois chromosome X, Ovbor_1.2, whole genome shotgun sequence includes these proteins:
- the LOC110131267 gene encoding melanoma-associated antigen B18-like translates to MPRGQKSKLRAREKRRQARAETQGLVVAKATGAAAAAGKSPSSENLPAAGARSTSEAPEGATGAIASGSGTSSAENINSPKAESASSPKGTESSLSEILNKKVVLLVQFLLQKYQKKEPIRKADMMKFVIKQYKSHFNEILKRASDHMELAFGVDLKEVDPTRHCYTLVNKLDLAYDSALNEDEHMPKTGILMIVLGVIFMGGNCAPEEAIWEVLNVMGIYAERKHFIYGDPKKVLTEDLVQLKYLEYRQVANSDPPRYEFLWGPRAHAETSKMKVLEFLAKVHDTIPAAFPSWYEEALRDEEERARARAASRARNAALASARSAALASARSRATASSSSQAK, encoded by the coding sequence ATGCCTCGGGGTCAGAAGAGTAAGCTCCGTGCTCGTGAGAAACGCCGCCAGGCCCGTGCTGAGACCCAGGGCCTAGTGGTTGCTAAGGCCActggggcagcagcagcagcaggaaagtcCCCTTCCtcggagaatctgcctgctgctgGGGCACGCAGCACTTCTGAGGCACCTGAGGGAGCCACCGGTGCTATTGCATCTGGTTCAGGCACCAGCTCAGCTGAAAATATCAACAGCCCAAAGGCGGAAAGCGCAAGCTCCCCCAAGGGCACTGAGAGCTCACTCAGtgagattttaaataaaaaagtggtTTTGTTGGTGCAGTTCCTGCTGCAGAAGTATCAAAAGAAAGAGCCAATTAGAAAGGCAGACATGATGAAGTTTGTTATCAAACAGTACAAGAGTCATTTCAATGAGATCCTCAAGAGAGCTTCTGATCACATGGAGCTGGCTTTTGGTGTTGATTTGAAGGAAGTGGATCCTACCAGGCACTGCTACACCCTTGTCAACAAACTAGACCTCGCCTATGATTCAGCTCTGAATGAAGATGAGCACATGCCAAAGACCGGCATCCTGATGATTGTGCTTGGTGTGATCTTCATGGGAGGCAACTGTGCCCCTGAAGAGGCGATCTGGGAAGTGCTGAATGTGATGGGTATATATGCTGAAAGGAAGCACTTCATCTATGGGGATCCCAAGAAGGTCCTCACAGAAGATCTGGTGCAGCTCAAGTACCTGGAGTACCGTCAGGTGGCCAACAGTGATCCTCCACGCTATGAGTTTCTGTGGGGCCCGAGAGCCCATGCTGAAACCAGCAAAATGAAAGTCCTGGAATTTTTAGCCAAGGTTCATGATACCATCCCCGCTGCCTTCCCATCCTGGTACGAAGAGGCTTTAAGAGATGAGGAAGAGAGAGCCCGAGCCAGAGCTGCATCCAGGGCTCGCAATGCTGCCCTGGCCAGTGCCCGCTCCGCTGCCCTGGCCAGTGCCCGCTCCAGAGCCACAGCCAGCAGCTCTTCCCAGGCTAAGTGA